A single Verrucomicrobiota bacterium DNA region contains:
- a CDS encoding DUF481 domain-containing protein encodes MNLRFPCFFLLILVYANAAFGIELFLKNGDRLLGELIMESDDHLTIRHPILGDLEIAKSALAELPLEETVPPRSNPRNKRTFAQISPGENPTGEEVDGTGEGYSMATIIPEYIGYTPMKLIQSLKKMNAELGLSFTDKSSRRDQTDLRFFYNSKWEEGKNEYRFDTDYRYSESDKDVSEDRYSGDFRFRRQQQRNMFIQASTLYKRDPIREINHQLEQGAGIGWKNKVSPAFQYSMGGEVRFRWEDLSSGNKAIGGTNLVTSVFEDSILALSEAYHLIQEAETYLNPENSEDWGYSLDLNLDGKITKGLSFRLGYEYSFENLIPQNVPQEETLFSSSLLYTF; translated from the coding sequence ATGAACCTGAGATTCCCCTGCTTCTTTTTACTGATACTTGTCTACGCAAATGCCGCTTTCGGAATCGAACTGTTTTTGAAAAACGGTGACCGATTACTGGGCGAACTAATCATGGAGTCAGATGACCACTTGACGATCAGGCACCCGATTCTCGGAGACCTGGAGATTGCGAAATCCGCCCTGGCAGAACTACCCCTGGAAGAAACTGTACCTCCTCGGTCAAACCCGAGGAATAAACGAACTTTTGCGCAAATCTCTCCAGGCGAAAACCCTACTGGAGAAGAAGTGGATGGGACTGGCGAAGGTTATTCAATGGCAACCATAATCCCTGAATACATCGGATATACCCCAATGAAACTAATCCAAAGCTTAAAGAAAATGAACGCGGAGCTTGGGTTATCATTTACAGATAAGTCCAGTAGACGTGACCAAACAGACCTGAGGTTCTTTTACAATAGTAAGTGGGAGGAAGGGAAGAACGAATACCGTTTCGATACGGACTATCGTTATAGTGAATCAGATAAGGATGTTAGCGAAGACCGCTATTCAGGTGATTTTCGATTCAGGCGTCAGCAACAGCGCAATATGTTTATCCAGGCATCCACCCTATACAAAAGAGACCCTATTCGGGAAATAAATCACCAACTCGAGCAAGGAGCAGGGATCGGCTGGAAAAATAAAGTATCGCCAGCTTTTCAATATTCGATGGGGGGAGAAGTCAGATTCCGTTGGGAAGATCTCAGCTCAGGTAATAAAGCGATCGGTGGAACCAACCTCGTAACCAGTGTATTTGAGGATTCTATATTGGCACTCAGCGAAGCCTACCATCTCATTCAGGAAGCAGAAACCTATTTGAACCCGGAAAACTCCGAGGACTGGGGTTATAGCCTAGACCTGAATTTGGATGGAAAAATAACCAAAGGCTTAAGCTTTCGGTTGGGTTATGAATACAGTTTTGAAAATCTTATACCTCAAAACGTACCTCAAGAGGAAACGCTCTTTAGTAGCTCATTGCTGTATACCTTCTGA
- a CDS encoding NYN domain-containing protein: MEQTPNESIALLIDADNAPAGKIEFILSELASHGKVNIRRAYGNWKKQGLSGWEKVLHDHAIQPSQHFDLIKGKNASDMGLVIEAMDILYTKAVDTFCLVSSDCDFTPLVLRLRTDGKQVIGFGGQKTPEPFINGCTKFLYLEEVEKSPSTQNKKKASAKPFKANTKLMHTLRNAVQATGDEDGWAPLGPVGAHISNQGPFDHRTYGFSKLSDLFAAIDQFEVEKLQNGNRLTVRVRYKESAKAD, translated from the coding sequence ATGGAGCAAACACCCAATGAAAGTATCGCGTTGCTCATCGACGCAGACAACGCACCCGCCGGGAAAATCGAGTTCATACTCAGCGAGCTGGCCAGCCATGGTAAGGTGAACATCCGCCGTGCCTATGGCAATTGGAAGAAACAGGGGTTGTCGGGCTGGGAAAAAGTGCTTCATGACCACGCGATTCAACCGAGTCAGCATTTCGACCTTATCAAGGGTAAGAATGCCAGTGACATGGGCCTGGTGATCGAAGCCATGGATATTCTCTATACCAAAGCGGTGGATACGTTTTGCCTGGTTTCTTCGGACTGCGACTTCACGCCCCTGGTGTTACGATTGCGGACCGACGGAAAACAAGTGATCGGTTTTGGCGGGCAGAAAACACCCGAACCCTTTATCAATGGCTGCACGAAATTTCTCTATCTGGAGGAGGTCGAAAAGAGCCCGAGCACTCAGAATAAAAAGAAGGCCTCCGCCAAACCGTTTAAAGCCAACACCAAGCTGATGCACACCCTGCGCAATGCGGTACAGGCCACGGGAGATGAAGATGGCTGGGCTCCACTGGGTCCGGTTGGGGCGCATATCTCAAACCAGGGACCTTTCGACCACCGCACTTATGGCTTTTCCAAGCTCAGCGATTTATTCGCAGCCATCGATCAGTTTGAAGTGGAGAAACTCCAGAACGGAAACCGACTCACCGTCCGCGTCCGTTACAAGGAGTCCGCCAAAGCGGATTAA
- a CDS encoding DUF4112 domain-containing protein produces the protein MIQEDDPCPILQPYEDEYSARLARINKLADFLDSKFVIPGTSIRFGWDGIIGLIPVVGDTLTLLPQLYLLYEAYRTKVGAWTILKMLANVGIDWLIGAIPVVGDIFDVAFRSNLYNVRLVAQRIREKQALDI, from the coding sequence ATGATCCAGGAAGACGACCCTTGCCCTATTCTTCAACCCTACGAGGATGAATACTCGGCGCGACTTGCCAGAATAAATAAGCTGGCCGATTTCCTTGATTCAAAATTTGTCATTCCCGGAACCAGCATACGGTTTGGATGGGACGGGATCATCGGCTTGATTCCCGTTGTCGGAGATACCCTGACTCTGTTACCCCAACTTTATTTGCTCTATGAAGCCTATAGAACCAAGGTCGGTGCCTGGACTATTCTCAAGATGCTGGCCAACGTCGGAATCGACTGGCTGATCGGCGCGATCCCAGTGGTGGGGGACATATTTGACGTCGCTTTCAGAAGCAACCTGTACAATGTACGCCTCGTCGCCCAACGCATCCGCGAAAAACAGGCGTTGGATATATGA
- a CDS encoding cytochrome c biogenesis protein ResB — protein MSESKPKSPILKVLHFLSKPDVFFFTAIWLIILLVYGTIDQKYNGLFMAQQKYFSSWFVWGIFPGGRLAMSIVFVNLACKLIFNSPIRFNRIGTLVTHSGMLLLLLGGFFTAYFSNEGSMPIPEGKTGNYYQDYHQLEFAVIDKSHADYDAVTVFNHEYIKEGAVISDPDLPFTISVETFHRNIDIIRREPEVTNGVFGFAQRFQFVPKKLENEFAQNMAGMVLKIEGLGEGSDGTYMVFQFMEIPQTVRVDGKEYVIELRNKRYQLPFSIELLDFKKKVHPGTQMASHYSSLVNVITDGFKREVLISMNEPLRTLNYTFYQASFIEGVADETTVLAVVQNAGRNFPYISSCIMAAGLFLHLLIQVPKLIVRSKRKVEVTPA, from the coding sequence ATGAGCGAATCTAAGCCCAAATCTCCGATTCTGAAGGTCCTCCACTTTCTTTCCAAGCCGGATGTATTTTTCTTCACCGCAATTTGGTTAATCATACTGTTGGTTTACGGGACAATTGACCAGAAATACAACGGCCTTTTCATGGCGCAGCAGAAATACTTTTCCTCCTGGTTTGTGTGGGGTATTTTTCCGGGAGGTCGATTGGCGATGTCGATCGTTTTTGTAAATCTCGCTTGTAAACTCATCTTCAACAGTCCGATTCGGTTTAACCGCATAGGTACTCTTGTTACTCACAGCGGCATGTTGCTCCTGTTGCTGGGTGGGTTTTTTACGGCCTATTTCTCCAACGAAGGTAGTATGCCGATTCCTGAAGGGAAGACTGGTAATTACTACCAGGATTATCATCAGCTGGAATTTGCTGTAATTGATAAATCACACGCTGACTACGATGCCGTCACGGTATTCAATCATGAGTATATTAAGGAAGGTGCAGTTATCTCAGATCCCGATCTTCCGTTCACCATTTCTGTGGAAACCTTTCATCGAAACATCGACATCATTCGTCGTGAACCAGAAGTGACCAATGGCGTGTTTGGGTTTGCCCAACGATTTCAGTTTGTTCCTAAAAAATTGGAAAACGAGTTTGCTCAAAATATGGCGGGCATGGTTCTCAAGATTGAAGGTTTGGGTGAGGGGAGCGACGGCACTTATATGGTTTTTCAATTTATGGAAATTCCACAGACGGTTCGAGTTGATGGAAAAGAGTATGTGATCGAATTGAGAAATAAACGCTACCAACTTCCATTTTCCATCGAACTTTTGGATTTTAAAAAAAAGGTTCATCCCGGAACCCAAATGGCATCCCATTACAGCTCGTTGGTAAATGTGATTACCGATGGCTTCAAACGTGAGGTGCTTATCTCGATGAATGAGCCATTGAGAACTCTAAACTACACATTCTACCAGGCATCCTTTATCGAAGGTGTTGCCGATGAGACGACGGTGCTGGCGGTCGTGCAAAATGCAGGAAGAAATTTCCCTTATATTTCCAGTTGTATAATGGCTGCCGGATTATTCCTGCATTTGCTTATTCAAGTGCCGAAATTAATAGTGAGATCAAAACGGAAAGTGGAGGTCACCCCAGCATGA
- the rsfS gene encoding ribosome silencing factor encodes MDLEKLPQSLDKVLKSVVRALDDRKAKDLKVLYVGEISSITDFFILASGNSETHLRALLSTVSREFKDLKVRTIGSESGPGSGWAVVDAFDVMVHLFVDEQREFYKLDELWKDAKTIDLETLLATEAR; translated from the coding sequence ATGGATTTAGAGAAACTTCCTCAATCGTTGGATAAAGTTTTAAAATCAGTCGTCCGTGCTTTGGACGACCGGAAGGCCAAGGACTTGAAAGTGCTTTATGTGGGCGAAATATCCTCAATAACAGACTTCTTTATTTTAGCATCCGGAAATTCGGAAACTCATCTGAGGGCTTTATTGAGTACTGTATCCCGCGAATTTAAGGATTTGAAGGTCAGGACGATTGGAAGCGAATCTGGCCCAGGAAGCGGATGGGCGGTGGTTGATGCCTTTGATGTAATGGTTCACCTGTTCGTAGATGAGCAAAGAGAATTCTACAAACTCGATGAGCTTTGGAAAGATGCCAAAACCATAGACCTGGAAACGCTTTTGGCTACTGAGGCACGATAA
- the nadD gene encoding nicotinate-nucleotide adenylyltransferase, producing MKSPKKSVAILGGAFDPVHLGHLSLAEDVYRMFAMDEVWFVPTAQSPLKGHPAVLDAKGRLMLLEAALESYPFIKIDRSEIERGGVSYTIDSVRHFKAKFPDIDFHWIIGGDQGAQLAKWKDIQELGQLVQFIVVSRPGYEIDTNKISAISGLQFSEVRSRLLDVASTEIRERIAAGRPVSDLLPSNVNAIIVENNLYKE from the coding sequence ATGAAATCACCGAAAAAATCTGTAGCCATTCTTGGCGGAGCCTTTGACCCCGTGCACTTGGGGCATTTGTCCTTAGCTGAAGATGTCTACCGGATGTTTGCCATGGATGAGGTCTGGTTTGTTCCGACTGCACAATCTCCATTGAAGGGCCATCCGGCGGTCCTGGATGCCAAGGGACGATTAATGCTACTGGAAGCGGCCTTGGAATCTTATCCATTTATCAAAATCGATCGAAGCGAAATTGAGAGGGGTGGGGTAAGTTACACGATTGATTCAGTGCGTCATTTTAAGGCTAAATTCCCCGATATTGATTTCCATTGGATCATCGGAGGAGATCAGGGTGCTCAGTTGGCCAAATGGAAAGACATCCAAGAACTTGGCCAGCTTGTGCAATTTATTGTTGTGTCTCGACCAGGATACGAGATTGACACGAATAAGATTTCTGCCATCTCAGGGTTGCAATTTTCAGAGGTGAGGTCTCGTTTACTCGATGTCGCCTCCACTGAGATTCGTGAGCGAATTGCCGCAGGAAGGCCGGTTAGTGATCTATTGCCTTCAAACGTGAACGCTATTATCGTGGAGAATAACTTATATAAAGAGTAA
- a CDS encoding ATP-grasp fold amidoligase family protein, with protein MSTFLDNFEKMKEIACKLSVGFPFVRVDVYNIDGKIIFGELTFYPDNGSLNFTPFEWNTFFGDRLVLPLNKK; from the coding sequence ATCTCAACCTTTTTAGATAACTTTGAAAAAATGAAGGAAATTGCCTGCAAATTGAGCGTTGGATTTCCATTTGTCCGTGTCGATGTCTACAATATTGACGGTAAAATAATTTTTGGCGAATTAACCTTTTACCCGGACAACGGAAGTTTAAATTTTACTCCATTCGAATGGAACACATTTTTTGGCGATCGTTTGGTATTACCATTAAATAAAAAGTGA
- a CDS encoding penicillin-binding protein activator LpoB translates to MKNIRSLIATAALAPALFLVSGCATKYVDSKGKETVVSLDQINIQDWNQAAETMVASLLASGVLERSPTQPSIMAISRIVNNTQTQIDTDSLTKKIRIALNQSGKVVTTTTMGLGGAAEDPLAKDAGEMAAMLAGKKQTTTLPYYTLSGKLLEDRARSGNTRQVTYTFQLSLTTVKDGLAMWEDEVLITKQGKRPSVGF, encoded by the coding sequence ATGAAAAATATCCGCTCCCTTATCGCCACGGCGGCCCTCGCGCCAGCCCTGTTCCTCGTCTCCGGTTGCGCGACGAAATACGTCGACTCCAAAGGTAAAGAAACTGTGGTGTCCCTCGACCAGATCAATATCCAAGACTGGAACCAAGCGGCTGAAACGATGGTCGCCTCGCTTCTCGCTAGTGGCGTCCTCGAGCGGTCGCCGACCCAGCCCTCGATCATGGCGATCTCGCGCATCGTCAATAACACGCAGACCCAGATCGACACCGATTCGTTGACGAAGAAAATTCGTATCGCCCTCAACCAGTCGGGCAAAGTAGTCACAACGACAACTATGGGCCTTGGCGGTGCCGCCGAAGATCCCTTAGCGAAAGACGCCGGTGAGATGGCCGCGATGCTTGCCGGTAAGAAGCAGACGACGACGCTTCCCTACTACACGCTTTCTGGAAAACTCCTCGAAGACCGAGCCCGCTCCGGCAACACACGACAAGTAACATATACGTTCCAACTCTCTCTCACAACAGTGAAAGATGGTCTGGCTATGTGGGAAGATGAGGTGCTAATCACCAAACAGGGCAAACGCCCGTCGGTAGGGTTCTGA
- a CDS encoding terminase small subunit has protein sequence MPPPKKIKSGLKKLPSPTGSKKLSAIKLRCLEFIEHYLQTFNATEAARQMGYKGNSASSQGYEFFHHPFTKAEFSKRYEQLSLENKDAHKEIISMIWREANFFGEGSTHSARVRAQSLLSKIFGLETIQIKADVEHRSGVMLVPVDNRPMDEIEKDLIARQRELKRLSQED, from the coding sequence ATGCCACCACCAAAGAAAATTAAGTCAGGACTTAAAAAGCTCCCCTCCCCCACGGGCAGCAAAAAGCTTTCCGCGATAAAACTCAGGTGCCTTGAGTTTATCGAGCATTACCTTCAAACCTTCAACGCAACCGAAGCCGCCAGGCAGATGGGCTACAAGGGTAATTCTGCTTCATCCCAAGGCTATGAGTTTTTCCACCATCCCTTCACCAAGGCAGAGTTTTCAAAACGCTATGAACAGCTTTCACTCGAAAACAAGGATGCACATAAAGAAATCATTTCGATGATTTGGCGCGAGGCGAATTTCTTCGGAGAGGGGTCCACACATTCAGCAAGGGTAAGAGCACAATCCCTGCTTTCCAAAATATTTGGGTTGGAGACCATTCAAATAAAGGCAGACGTGGAACACAGGTCGGGTGTTATGCTTGTTCCTGTCGATAACCGCCCCATGGATGAAATTGAAAAAGATTTGATTGCCCGTCAAAGGGAGTTGAAACGCCTTTCACAGGAAGATTGA
- a CDS encoding VTT domain-containing protein, giving the protein MNSDTPAAETVTEKRPHVIRRLYQWTISWADRPGGKWALFFIALAESSFFPIPPDVLLLALCVGAPTKAFRFALICTAGSIVGGVIGYGIGYWGYELIGEPLVHAYHGEAVMAKVKEWYDEYGFWGNLAAAITPIPYKVFTIASGSFEFSFGSFLLSSVIGRSFRFFVVAGLLYYFGPKVKIIIEKYFDFLAIVFVVLLIGGFVLIKFLK; this is encoded by the coding sequence ATGAATTCGGATACACCGGCAGCAGAGACAGTTACTGAAAAACGACCCCACGTCATCCGTCGTCTATATCAATGGACCATAAGTTGGGCTGACCGGCCTGGTGGCAAATGGGCATTATTTTTTATCGCGTTGGCCGAATCATCTTTTTTCCCCATCCCCCCCGACGTTCTTCTTCTCGCGCTCTGTGTTGGAGCTCCGACCAAAGCATTTCGATTCGCCCTCATATGCACAGCTGGATCCATCGTAGGCGGAGTAATAGGATACGGCATCGGTTACTGGGGTTATGAATTAATTGGCGAACCGCTGGTACACGCCTACCACGGCGAAGCAGTTATGGCCAAGGTCAAGGAATGGTATGACGAATACGGATTCTGGGGCAACCTGGCGGCCGCTATTACTCCGATTCCCTACAAAGTATTCACCATTGCTTCCGGTTCTTTCGAATTTTCTTTCGGCAGCTTTCTTTTGTCCTCTGTCATAGGCAGATCTTTCCGCTTTTTTGTGGTCGCCGGATTACTTTATTATTTCGGACCCAAGGTAAAAATAATTATCGAAAAATACTTCGATTTTCTGGCTATCGTATTCGTAGTTCTGTTAATAGGAGGTTTTGTCCTCATCAAATTCCTAAAATAA
- a CDS encoding YcfL family protein → MKIIPLLAVMSCLLLALGCATNVNTVERANPQAKPDMIADKRIITDASLGGPIRIVSVNESIVSGNLKKVQVTLENVKNNTRRVSYKFEWIDQDGMATNSVVQSWQSLSFAGGETQMVSAVAISPKAVDFKLKLAEAN, encoded by the coding sequence ATGAAAATTATTCCTCTCCTCGCCGTGATGAGCTGCCTCTTGCTTGCCTTGGGCTGCGCGACTAACGTCAATACCGTCGAGCGCGCCAACCCTCAGGCTAAGCCTGACATGATCGCCGATAAACGCATCATCACTGATGCCTCCCTCGGCGGCCCGATCAGGATCGTCTCGGTCAACGAATCGATTGTCTCGGGCAACCTAAAGAAAGTCCAAGTCACACTGGAAAACGTCAAGAATAACACCCGGCGTGTCAGCTATAAGTTTGAGTGGATCGACCAAGATGGCATGGCGACAAACTCGGTCGTCCAGTCTTGGCAATCGTTGTCCTTCGCCGGTGGTGAGACACAGATGGTGTCCGCGGTCGCGATCTCGCCCAAGGCCGTCGACTTTAAATTGAAACTCGCCGAGGCCAACTAA
- a CDS encoding AAA family ATPase, translating into MTLPFDHVPPEWVETLSPALQAGIKKLLPWVKQKLFTLGDDGFNNHLMGCARALGQHFNQEELREILTACGDAYTRPVETREIERVIAKAYDDSPPGNLKKWPKFDPELVKDICEKSEVKSVIELMEKFPSEKADIKEILKGLFPHDPLVCFDESPHKCSTKKLSEHLKNDPTKFQFIVPNPMSKPTGLTQEGEESVRCLDNTGPRKYLVIESDKIPMDDQAAVLNYLAEFAPLAMVIRSGGKSLHGWFDCEGQSEGDVYQLMRRGVMLGSDKQMFSKCQLARTPGAIRDNGKRQSVVVYRRFDAHFDKWRIDELPEIEDTQNEEYSEIEQDENSRKDFELIHISEIDFSTKSNDLIEGLLLKGDISVILAAPGVGKSFFTLNLAACIAMGRDWRDREVEQGAVIYACLEGVTGFKRRIHAFRKAGLLTNDCPFYLLETQLDLLNPDHGEKLIEAIEDLVKAIGEPVKLIVVDTLSRSMPGANENAVEDMTKMLATVQRIQTKTAAHAALVHHTGKDKSRGARGHSSLLGAIGTEITLSQDTASKIITATVSKQKDFECAGKFPFKLQVVQLGFDDKGREITSCLVQHLNESEAPQKKKGRPSEHEPEELLELLPVGSIGDWRTAAEEELNIKKNSFFRYKNLLTEGTHFEFEDGKGGIRKCKGLGQPFPNDPLSPKIEDTRDTA; encoded by the coding sequence ATGACACTGCCGTTTGATCACGTGCCACCCGAATGGGTGGAAACCCTTTCACCAGCTCTTCAAGCCGGAATAAAAAAACTTCTGCCTTGGGTTAAGCAGAAGCTATTCACCCTTGGCGATGATGGGTTCAATAACCATTTGATGGGGTGCGCTAGAGCACTTGGGCAACACTTCAACCAGGAAGAGCTGAGAGAAATATTAACGGCATGTGGAGATGCATACACTCGCCCGGTTGAAACCAGGGAAATTGAAAGAGTAATTGCCAAGGCTTATGATGATAGCCCGCCGGGTAACCTGAAGAAGTGGCCTAAATTTGACCCTGAGTTGGTTAAAGACATTTGCGAAAAGTCCGAAGTAAAAAGCGTGATTGAGCTAATGGAAAAATTTCCATCTGAAAAGGCAGACATCAAAGAAATTTTGAAAGGGTTATTCCCCCATGATCCACTCGTTTGTTTTGACGAAAGCCCTCATAAGTGCAGCACAAAGAAGCTATCGGAGCACTTAAAAAACGACCCTACGAAATTCCAGTTCATTGTACCAAACCCAATGAGTAAACCAACAGGGTTGACCCAAGAGGGAGAGGAATCGGTGCGATGTCTCGATAACACAGGACCCCGTAAATACCTTGTGATCGAATCTGACAAGATACCAATGGATGACCAGGCGGCGGTATTGAATTACTTGGCAGAGTTTGCACCTCTAGCCATGGTCATTAGATCAGGCGGGAAAAGCCTCCATGGTTGGTTTGATTGCGAAGGACAAAGCGAGGGGGATGTATACCAATTAATGCGCCGTGGGGTGATGCTTGGATCTGATAAACAAATGTTCTCTAAATGCCAGTTGGCTAGAACACCAGGAGCAATCCGTGACAATGGGAAAAGGCAAAGCGTTGTTGTCTATAGACGCTTTGATGCCCATTTCGATAAATGGCGAATTGATGAACTTCCAGAAATTGAGGACACGCAAAATGAGGAATACTCTGAAATCGAACAGGACGAAAATAGCAGAAAAGATTTCGAGCTTATCCATATTTCTGAAATTGATTTTTCCACCAAATCAAATGACCTCATAGAGGGGCTTTTACTCAAGGGAGATATCTCGGTAATTCTAGCCGCCCCGGGTGTGGGAAAGTCATTCTTTACCCTAAACTTAGCAGCATGTATTGCCATGGGACGAGATTGGCGTGATAGGGAAGTTGAACAGGGAGCTGTAATCTATGCCTGCCTAGAAGGCGTGACAGGATTTAAAAGAAGGATTCATGCATTTCGAAAGGCGGGGCTTCTAACCAACGATTGCCCTTTCTACTTACTCGAAACGCAGTTGGATCTATTGAACCCCGACCACGGGGAAAAATTGATCGAGGCTATTGAAGATTTGGTTAAGGCAATCGGTGAGCCCGTAAAGCTGATTGTGGTCGATACCCTTAGCAGAAGCATGCCAGGGGCGAACGAGAACGCGGTTGAGGATATGACAAAGATGCTCGCAACGGTTCAACGCATACAGACAAAAACAGCCGCCCATGCCGCCCTAGTCCACCATACGGGGAAGGATAAGTCCAGGGGAGCCCGTGGGCACTCCTCCCTTCTTGGAGCTATCGGAACAGAGATCACTTTGTCCCAGGATACCGCCAGCAAAATCATTACCGCTACGGTATCGAAGCAAAAGGATTTCGAGTGCGCGGGTAAATTCCCGTTCAAGCTACAGGTGGTTCAGCTCGGATTTGATGACAAAGGACGGGAAATCACTTCCTGCTTAGTTCAACATTTGAACGAATCCGAAGCACCACAGAAAAAGAAGGGACGGCCATCAGAGCACGAACCGGAAGAGCTTCTTGAATTGCTGCCCGTGGGGTCAATTGGCGATTGGCGGACGGCAGCAGAGGAAGAGCTAAATATTAAAAAAAACTCATTCTTCCGTTACAAAAACCTGTTAACCGAAGGAACGCACTTCGAATTTGAAGATGGAAAGGGGGGAATTCGAAAATGTAAGGGGCTTGGACAGCCCTTTCCCAATGATCCACTAAGTCCCAAAATAGAAGATACCCGCGACACCGCATAA